The genomic DNA ATATTTTGATCTAGACTCGTAGTCGGTTCAGTAAACTCAATGTTCCACACTAATCAGTTTTGGATCTAATAGTATAATCTCTTGattataaatttgttaaaattcaaaaaagaacCCCAGTAAAATCCGTATGGACTCGTGATATGGTATTAGTGGCTAAAACGgttatatttaaaagttcattaaaataacttttagttgtatatactaaattaaataaaacttatgatttatgatttctttttttaaaataatattttaatactgttgacaaaaagaaaataatattttaatactaaaCAATATAAGGTTGTcttcccacaaaaaaaaatgtattaggttttttctggttttcgtttaagaacattatatatttcttataattttatccataatcacacacacacacacacatatatatatatatatataaatgattatttcacaacaaatcaataaataaaactaaaagctACATGAATAAGGTTTAACCCGGGTGGACTGTGGCAGAATGACTTGTTATAATTTCGAAGATCAAATATTATGCaattgaaattttgtttaatgtaaTTTAGAACCTCCCCATTAAGAACAattctatatatgtattttaatatattattcataAGTTAAATCATGAACATGCCAAACGTTATAATAAATATAGcccacaaaaaaaactattttgtaaacttttttttgactAAGCCTGATttaaattatatgaatattttaCTTTCTATTGTTGAATACCATTGCGCAAATTACATCATTATTATGGAATGGTTAAATCTATGATTACAAAAATCACAATGTTATGGTATAATGCTTCTAAATGTTCCAAttctagaaaatatatatacgaatATAAATATAAGGGAAAatccaaacattaaaaaaaaactcccaCAATCGCGAGTGGGTAAATATCAAAGAATTATAATTTGTGGTGTTGGAGTTGGATGCAGAGCAGCCAAGATGTCAAACAGTTACTAtgttagataaatatatataagtaaaggGTTGAACTTAATTCGATGAAAAGAACAATGTGAGATATAACATTATGTCACATACTACTATCTCAACGTATCTTCCCTCCTAAGTTTCCTGCAAATTGAAAATATAGGTGTTGCACTTTTGCAAGCTTCCTCAGAGTTTTTGGGGCATAACTACGACCTTTGTCACGTATACCCTGCAAGGTATAAAAGAGATAATGAGAATAAATATCTAAGAGAGATTTCTAGATTTACACATTtcttttctgtaaaaaaaaaagattgcacTTATGTTCAACTTTTCCCATATATTCTCTTATACAATAGTTAACTTAAGGTCATTTTTCGAACTGCAACAGTTTAGCAAATCACATCAGTATTCTGTAAATTTCAATGGATGAGATTGAAAAATTGGATTCTATAATTGTTCAAGTTTGGTAAAAATTTGACCTGGTTCGTAAGTCACGCCCTATGTCCGTATCACACACCATTGAAGCAGCTCTAAGCATATCTGCATATTCACACCTGCATAAGATTAATCTTACCCTTTGGTCAGCTAACACCATCTTAAATGTCTCCCCAGAATGAGTAGTATATTGCTTCCAAGTATTGAGGACTTAAACAATGAACACGCCTGCTGCTTTTGAATGACTTTACATCAGCAAGGTAAGTCGAGTCATCGcactaatcattttttttgaactttaaagtgaaacaaagataaaatattatttgattgtaAGATGAGTATGAGGTGAGATGAATTTTTGGGTTGGCACTggaagataatatatatatatatatacgctcTATAGTCGTGGATTTAGGTTAGAACATACGACATAGATAATAGGGAATATTACAATATACTGAACTTTAAGAATGAATATTCGTGTAGAAAAGATTTGAAAATCatttaatcaatatattttgtatgttttccTGTATAAATTCTTAATTCTGTTAGTTACGCATTGcagtttttatttattgtgaTAGAAATATGAAAGATAATTTTATGAAGATTAGGTGCTTTATTCATTTGGTTATAATTCAAGTCTAAAATATTTTCTCGTTTGATTGTGCACCTCAATAATAGCTACTTTCTAAAATCAAGGTTAGTTACTTTCAAGGAAGTCAGTATGATTGTTGAAGAtatgtttaaaagattttgatgaaagatgcaaaatcattttaaaattttgaattaatcgTTGGACATACGAATTTGGTGGGATAATGGTCAAACGAACAggtgaaaaattatatttgttttcgtttgtttttaaaaattggattaGAAATAATAGTTCCAATGGAAAAATTATACATGAGAGAAATGTCACTGCGTCAATATATCATTGGACTGTTAAGTTTTATAATCTCCAAAGAAATGTCACAtgatagaatatatatatatatatatatatatatatatatatatatatgtcaaataaATCGTATATATATGAGAGAAATGTCACTGCTCCAACACTGCcaatttgtaaaaattataaattatagttAGTGGCTAGCACAGATACCTATCTACTATTATTTTACGAAATTCATATACGGTTCaaatgtatatacatttttaatttaataaaaatgttttttttttctgttcaagCGTTATTTAAGTGGGTTAGTATTTTTTGGTTACAACTATACAATTTTTTAGATTCtgttagtatattttatattaaaatatagtgGTATTTTATGGAATATACCACATGgagtagggttatttgtttaaagagtTGCTTAAATAACATAATAGAGATATATTTCcagaaatttttagaaatattaatttttaattttatcatgcactttaaatttagatttatttttgtgaattactaaaaactaaattttattctattttccTTGAAAATGgtattgattttgtaataattgTGTGGCCTTCATGAAATAATTGAAAGATGACTTATTTAGTAGCTTATTCAATTACCGAAATGAAACATAACATGATTTTTAGCGGGGTGTACtcaacaaaaaataatcatacaGTTACAAGCAATATATCACCTAAAAAAGTGTCTCCAAGACTTCAGTTGCATTCCTTCACAAAACTGCTCTCGACTCTGCTCTTATTTCCCTCATgtgtaaattttcttttgttcatcgTTCTTCGCCATCTCTTTCTTGTGTATCCCTACCTCTTCTCTCTTCATGACGTCCTCTTCATCTATGGTCTTTATGATACTTATTGTCATTATCATGAAGACCGTCTTTTCCCATGTTTGAAACTACTTAGCTTCTAGGGTTAATTAAGGGTATCAAAGACCATGTTACCTTCACATCTCCCTGCTGTTGGTATAAGACTTTGCCGACTCATGGCATGTTCAATATGGAAATTCCCTAACTGCGCGACTATTTTTCACGCAGCCAGACCTCAATCTGCACCAAAGGAGGTGGATGGAGTTTATCGCGGACTATGATCTGAAGATTCAGTATCATCCGGGAAAGGCTAATATAGTGGCAGATGCCTTGAGCCATCGAAAGGTCGACGTTGATGTCAAGAAAGACATGGAAGCGCTGTCTGAGGAATTCAAGAAGGTGAGACTATTGGTCATACAACGGTTCGGGGCGTTACGTCTACTCCAATGCTAATTGGCATATAGCACATATCAGATCTAGAAAAAATTATCAACTTTTGCTATTTCATCGCCACTTTTGTCCCTTGACGATCATCAACCAGATTTTGTGGCTTTGCAAGAAAGTACCTCCTTAGGTGCCGGTGAAGTTTGGAATCAGATCAGATTACACCAGGTGTATACTTCCATATGAAAAGCAATATTTTCGCTAAACCAAACGACAAACTTCATTTAAACAATTACGTTCATAAGGTGAAACTCGTAGAGAAAGCTCTTAATGCACCCTCCACATATAAgctatatattatatgttataaaaatcaTTCTTCTATTTGTAGAAGAACATCATCATATGGAGACCCCaaactacttaaaaaaaaaatcattgagatACGTTGtaatcaacaacaaataaagaaatcaacaaAGACAGCATATAAATTCTTCAATCAAAATTACTCATGAATGGTTCTTCCCTAattctttttgaaatttaaaggaaaacaaggaaaaatatatacttttgcaTACCTTTAAATCTATATTGGAGtccaatataattttaatttcttcacCACAAACAACTTCCAAGCCTGAAAAACTATTTAACAATAACTTAAACTGAGTGATCAACATATTCTTGAAGGGATCTCTTGAGTATGTGGCTCTCTCTTCTTGCTGAATACTGGTACAACACAATGTTTCATTATGCTACTTAGTTGACACCCTATGAAGCTGTTTATGGCCAGCCACCTCCTCAGCATTTGTCTTACTTACCAGGTGAATCTAAAGTGGTTGTGGTTGCTAAGAGTCTACAGAAACGTGAAAACATGCTTTTGATactcaaatttaatttattgcaAGCTCAACATCGTATGGAGCAGGCTGCTAATAAGCAACGATATGAGAGAAGCtttcgtattgatgatttggtgTATGTCAAGCTTCAGCCTTATCGCCAAGGGTCTGTGGTTCTTCGTGTAAATCAGAAATTGACCCCAAAATATTTTGGTCCTTACAAAGTGGTGGATATGTGTGGTGAGGTGGCTTACAAGTTGGAGTTGCCATCGTCTTCACGTGTTCATCTAGTGTTTTATGTGTCCCAGTTGAAGTTGCGGGTTGGAGGTCGTGTGGTGAATACTCAGCTTCCCTCCATTGTCCAAGATGTGTTGATCAATGAGCCTTGGAGGATCTTGAAACGTCATATGGCAGTGGCAGAGGTAGAAAAGTATTAGACCATCTtcaatgtatatctctatttttttctctaaaatagagcatgAGTTAGTGTGAAAAAATAGAAGTGAGAATAgagtttctctatatatagagcaatctggagcaaatgttgctctataatagagatttgactctaaaatagattagggttggagatgcccttagggGTGTCATATGACACccatgaaattataaattttggtttagcttttattaaaataattaattacacaTGTCTAAGCAACCTGTTGACACCCCTCTGAAATTTTGTTGACACccttcaaataaaaatataactctGGCTACTCTATGATTCTTTCATAACTCGTTTtctgttaagttttttttttctataattttaagatattaaCATATGATCATTGagatttttttgacaaactgtTGGGCTTAGccttaacaaaaatttaatcgattgtatatttgtatggTTAAACATAACTATAAGTTGATTAGATCATTTAAACGACAAAAGCataatttctcaaaaacttGGACTCTTCCtctttcatcttcatctttagaATGTTTTTCAAGTATGAGTGAGCTTAGAATTTATGTTTATAATGAACTTTTTTgtagtaacatttttttaatataaccttttcttatgaaaataaatattatgataCTCATAAATAATGTTTCTGGCTCCGCCACTGTCAGATGGTGAATAGACAGGACGTGCTGCAACTTACGTCTTGGTTCAATGGTCTAATGAGGATGAATCTGAGGCTAATTGAGTATTTCTTTACGATTTGTTGTAGAAGTTTCCTGATTTCCAACCATAAGGACAGGGTTGTTTAAGAAAGGGGGGGGGGAGNNNNNNNNNNNNNNNNNNNNNNNNNNNNNNNNNNNNNNNNNNNNNNNNNNNNNNNNNNNNNNNNNNNNNNNNNNNNNNNNNNNNNNNNNNNNNNNNNNNNNNNNNNNNNNNNNNNNNNNNNNNNNNNNNNNNNNNNNNNNNNNNNNNNNNNNNNNNNNNNNNNNNNNNNNNNNNNNNNNNNNNNNNNNNNNNNNNNNNNNNNNNNNNNNNNNNNNNNNNNNNNNNNNNNNNNNNNNNNNNNNNNNNNNNNNNNNNNNNNNNNNNNNNNNAATGGGGGGGGGGAGAGATTTGACATAGCAAATATTAATAAGGGACAAATGGTTGgtaaaagattaaaagagaagcaacgGTTGAGATTAAGTGAAGACCTTGCAACTAttaaacaccaaaaacaaacatttatttcttttaacgAATTGTTGTGAAAAAGTTTGTtagaccttcttcttcctctggtttTGGGCGATTGATTCCTCCTCTGCGAAGGACTCTTCTCTTTTGAAGTTCATGCAAGATGAATTTGAGATTTCCTTGTTTTATGAACATTGATTTCTCGGTTGGATTGTATTTGGTGGATCGattgaataaaatattgatatggAGTTAAGTTACTTGTTTCTTTATCACAGTGAAAGTTGTGACCTCTAAATGTAGCTAAGAACCATAGATAAAGAAAGAAGCTCGATTAAAAGGAATCGAGAAGCAAGAAAGAGATTAATGGGAGCACGAGATCGGACACGCGTCCAAGAACGCTCGAACGAGACCCGGACACCTCTCGGACACTCATATCACCTGCGGTAAACCAATGTGGCACCTATCAGtccccaaggatcatcaaggaggagcaagacaaggtcaTCTAATGGGCAATTCCAAGCCAAGCTCCAACTTTTACACCAAAAGCACATGGCTAGCATCACTAATGAAGAGCCTTGGGTgagaccagctttgggaagcttgttTTGtatgtcttcaccatcacgctagCGTGAAGACACCTCTAAGTCATTaaaaggagctgtactctttttcctacttcgggtttgtcccaatgggtttaccaaaggggttttaatgaggcagcgaactctagtgcatctccacttcgtccCACTTGGCTCATGGCTTGGAAACATTCATTGACATACTAGGAGCCatggaagtgaagatcctatcagcCATGTCCCACCAATGACATGGCAACcctatctccttccttcctttcttttatttcctttgaactctcttatgaccgttggatggtctttgttctctttttcttttgcttttactttatgGCCATGTGTATGGTTCAGATCATGGCCACGTTTTCTAGGGTTAAGTGTCCCCTTATGTAAGCTTtgcctatataaaggcctaaactCTCTTTGTAAAAGGTTAGACttgaatataattaattttctcaaagagtgaatctttgtttcttgtcttaaCCCACTCCTTAgcccaagtccgggacttggctcttgagaaaccctaggagATTCACGAACTGGGTTCATAATCCCTTAGTCCTACCGTATCACGAGCCAAGCCATCTCTCGTGTATCATCGCATCAATCCACCGGTCTGTCCGCTGCATCTGTTTGTCCGTCCGTACGCAGCGTCCTATCGGTCCATTTCCTTGAGAACCGATCGGGTCGAGTTTCTTACCGAGACGTTTTCCCATCCGCTCACCCTTCCTGGAGATTGCCGAGTAGAGTTACTTGTCGGCTAATCTTTTCCCGCTTTCGTCCTATCTTTCCGTCTATCTCTTCCATAGATCGTCGAGTCGAGTTTCTCATCGGCCATCCTCCTCCATCCGTCCAACCTTGGTCCCAAGCCATCCCTATTCGCGTCCGTACGCTGTTCCGTGACCAGATCAGCGTCCGACCGTACGTCCGTCTGTCCGCAGCGTTCAGTCGTCCGTCCGCTGTGACTGATCGTCCGTCTGTACGTCCGCATGAATGACCGTGAACTGGGGTCACATCAgctggtatcagagccaggttcCCTACAAGGTTGTATCTATCCTTTACCTTTCTGTTCTTGCATCTTTTATCATCCTTTGCATTCGCTGTGCTCTAGGTTGTTAGTTTCcatcttgttttgttcttggttgttcttgcttgtgttcATAAGTGTTCTTAGATTGTTTGTGCTAGATCTGTTTTAGGTTgtgttgctttttgttttgctgtTATAGGGTGCTAGATTCGTTTGTGCGTTGCATTATTGCTTTATTGTACTTTTTACCTTTTGTTTGGTAAGTATTTGGGATAAAAGTCACTTGGTTTCTACCACTTGCTTTTTGCTCTTTAAATCTCAGCCAAGTATTTTGTATTTCAAACTGGTCAAAAccacgtttttgaaattttgtgtgATCTAGGATTAgattgttttttgtgtgttggaGGATTAGCCACCTTCCAAGTCCTTTTGGTCAAGGCCACAACATGTGGACGTGGACAGCCATCTTTGAACCTTGTGGTCCATGAGCGAGTTGTCATCTTGACCTTTAGTGACTAGTTTAGCCAATCATTggttattcttttattttggctTTATTTGATAAAGTTGtttgtcttgttcttcttttattaGCCATAGAATAGTGTTTAGTT from Camelina sativa cultivar DH55 chromosome 7, Cs, whole genome shotgun sequence includes the following:
- the LOC104704550 gene encoding uncharacterized protein LOC104704550; its protein translation is MEFIADYDLKIQYHPGKANIVADALSHRKVDVDVKKDMEALSEEFKKLTPYEAVYGQPPPQHLSYLPGESKVVVVAKSLQKRENMLLILKFNLLQAQHRMEQAANKQRYERSFRIDDLVYVKLQPYRQGSVVLRVNQKLTPKYFGPYKVVDMCGEVAYKLELPSSSRVHLVFYVSQLKLRVGGRVVNTQLPSIVQDVLINEPWRILKRHMAVAEVEKY